In Lepidochelys kempii isolate rLepKem1 chromosome 8, rLepKem1.hap2, whole genome shotgun sequence, a single genomic region encodes these proteins:
- the LOC140916613 gene encoding uncharacterized protein → MGPAAGGHELWTFILWGGLLLATRLALGTVEKTCNCSTVVAFSDFQAAPALQTCCLNFTRTEIRSLDWSLFGGVTGLRELYLSHCSVLDIVNAPGVPVMLEILHLDHNQLEKLPESFLEDAPRLRILRLDGNKLHKLPKSFLRASTQIQEVNLGFNDLASLPSSVFKPSLTRLGLSNNSWDCTCTLFSDLEKYPREPPSGDMQGSVVVCSTPERYRSMDIRDIGKKELCRAHSLTALFICLPLVVILALVAWCFCRQKRKTGSALSRSPECHLATAERNGAKGLAEHLHYIQCELPTAPTESEKNMLLRNQILLKPSTALLGSNRDLYEEVEIKLGALDDSLVLVNDGSLDQETGPEGAPQVAAAADELAGSELEAETVSVTDVLKDSVDREKLYMSQAVDYYNLVPAIELEDSDHQEYENIDLH, encoded by the coding sequence GTCATGAGCTGTGGACCTTCATACTGTGGggtgggctgctgctggccacgcGACTTGCTCTAGGAACTGTGGAAAAAACCTGCAACTGCAGTACAGTTGTGGCCTTCTCTGATTTTCAGGCCGCTCCAGCCCTCCAGACATGCTGTTTGAACTTCACCAGGACTGAAATTCGCTCCCTGGACTGGAGCCTCTTTGGTGGAGTAACAGGCCTGAGAGAGCTATACCTCTCGCATTGCAGCGTATTGGACATTGTCAATGCACCAGGGGTGCCCGTCATGCTGGAGATTTTGCACTTGGATCACAATCAGTTGGAAAAGCTTCCAGAAAGTTTCCTAGAAGATGCCCCCCGATTGAGGATCCTTCGATTGGACGGCAACAAGCTTCACAAGCTGCCCAAATCCTTCCTGAGAGCTTCCACCCAAATCCAAGAGGTTAACCTTGGCTTCAATGACTTGGCCTCCCTTCCCTCCAGTGTCTTTAAGCCATCTCTCACCAGGCTCGGCCTCTCCAACAATAGCTGGGATTGCACCTGCACCTTGTTCAGTGACCTGGAGAAGTATCCCCGAGAGCCACCCAGCGGGGACATGCAGGGCTCTGTCGTGGTGTGCAGCACCCCTGAGCGTTACCGCAGCATGGACATCCGAGACATCGGTAAGAAGGAGCTCTGCCGGGCACACAGCTTGACCGCCCTCTTCATCTGCCTGCCCCTGGTGGTCATTTTAGCCCTGGTCGCCTGGTGCTTTTGCAGGCAGAAGAGAAAGACGGGCTCTGCCCTGAGCCGCAGTCCGGAGTGCCACCTGGCCACAGCGGAGAGGAACGGTGCCAAGGGGCTGGCAGAGCATCTCCACTATATCCAGTGTGAGCTGCCCACTGCCCCCACCGAGAGCGAGAAGAACATGCTGCTGAGGAACCAGATCCTGCTGAAGCCTTCCACCGCCCTGCTGGGGAGCAACCGGGACCTCTACGAAGAGGTGGAAATCAAGCTGGGGGCCTTGGATGATTCCTTGGTGCTGGTCAACGATGGGAGCCTCGACCAGGAGACGGGCCCCGAGGGGGCCCCCCaggtggcggcagcagcagacGAACTGGCGGGCAGCGAGCTGGAAGCGGAGACGGTGAGCGTGACGGACGTCCTGAAGGACTCGGTGGACCGAGAGAAGCTCTACATGAGCCAGGCGGTGGATTATTACAACCTGGTGCCTGCCATCGAGCTGGAGGACTCCGACCACCAGGAGTACGAGAACATTGACCTGCACTGA